The following coding sequences are from one Salinicoccus sp. Bachu38 window:
- a CDS encoding sodium:solute symporter family protein codes for MAVGIMIGVLALYVGVGLALVKVIKTEDDFYTMGGRGSTVLIVGTLAATYLSATTLLGIAGQSYTEGPLVISALGSFGAWVGTLLAVVYVGRKMKAYGCSTMPDFFDKRFNNKWVSVVAIIIMIVGLIGYGVIQFIGAGIVLSEVTGVDYRIIVIIFTIAMLVFTAVGGMYGIVVTDTMMFFTMLMISVVIAPILIGQAGFDQMKNLAETLPGYWSIAGTEDRHIGWSISQFLVWILFFTCIPALVSRIFPAKNDFVILKVAIIGIFFAPFMQITVFLAAAAVRVLDPNISDPDYAMVIGFLDYTPPAIAGIGLAALMASIMSTASTLFVLVGFALSRDLYERLFDKKLNTKESLGAARIGQIIVGIVVCIITIIRPSAIYWISIYAGSIFAVGWLPTIVASFEWRRMNSKAALASMILGVTAFVLVGEAIRFNWLPVPEGIDALMISLVISVGALIVAAFLTKPNEYELRYYDTMKSTSMAKITLNEFMKRPDGLAQIKRQYKQIYAIAIIMTIITIGVWGYLFFMLGFN; via the coding sequence GGCGTTGGCTTGGCCCTTGTGAAAGTCATAAAAACGGAAGACGATTTCTATACCATGGGTGGAAGGGGCTCGACCGTGCTGATCGTGGGTACGCTTGCCGCAACCTACCTGAGTGCGACCACCCTTCTCGGAATCGCGGGACAGTCCTATACTGAAGGACCGCTCGTCATATCGGCCCTCGGCTCATTCGGGGCATGGGTCGGCACGCTGCTCGCCGTCGTATACGTCGGCAGAAAGATGAAGGCGTATGGATGCTCGACGATGCCGGATTTCTTCGACAAGCGCTTCAATAATAAATGGGTGAGTGTCGTTGCGATCATCATCATGATTGTTGGGCTGATCGGCTACGGTGTCATCCAGTTCATCGGTGCAGGCATTGTCCTGAGTGAAGTGACAGGGGTCGACTACAGGATCATCGTCATCATCTTCACGATTGCCATGCTCGTGTTTACAGCAGTCGGCGGTATGTACGGCATCGTGGTTACAGATACAATGATGTTCTTCACAATGCTCATGATTTCCGTCGTGATTGCACCTATACTTATCGGTCAGGCAGGATTCGACCAGATGAAGAATCTGGCTGAAACATTGCCGGGCTACTGGTCTATTGCCGGTACAGAAGACAGGCATATCGGCTGGTCAATCTCCCAGTTCCTTGTATGGATACTCTTCTTTACATGTATCCCTGCACTGGTTTCACGGATATTCCCGGCCAAGAATGACTTTGTCATCCTGAAAGTGGCCATCATCGGCATATTTTTTGCACCGTTCATGCAGATTACAGTATTCCTTGCTGCAGCTGCCGTCAGGGTACTGGATCCGAACATCTCAGATCCGGACTACGCGATGGTCATCGGGTTCCTTGACTATACGCCACCTGCGATTGCCGGCATCGGACTTGCCGCATTGATGGCCTCGATCATGTCCACGGCATCCACGCTCTTTGTACTCGTCGGATTCGCCCTTTCCAGGGACTTGTACGAAAGACTGTTTGATAAGAAATTGAATACGAAAGAAAGCCTGGGCGCAGCGAGGATCGGCCAGATAATCGTTGGTATCGTCGTCTGTATCATCACCATCATCAGACCTTCAGCCATCTATTGGATTTCCATCTATGCCGGATCGATCTTCGCAGTCGGCTGGTTGCCGACGATCGTTGCCTCATTCGAATGGAGAAGGATGAACTCCAAGGCGGCCCTGGCCAGCATGATCCTTGGGGTCACGGCCTTCGTACTTGTGGGCGAAGCCATTCGCTTCAACTGGCTCCCGGTACCGGAAGGCATTGACGCACTGATGATTTCACTGGTGATTTCTGTCGGCGCATTGATTGTCGCCGCATTCCTTACGAAGCCGAACGAATATGAACTGAGATATTATGATACGATGAAATCAACGAGCATGGCAAAAATTACGCTAAATGAATTCATGAAAAGGCCGGATGGTCTGGCGCAGATCAAAAGGCAATACAAGCAGATATATGCAATAGCAATCATAATGACGATAATAACCATAGGCGTCTGGGGATATCTGTTCTTCATGCTGGGATTCAATTAA